A window of Nicotiana sylvestris chromosome 8, ASM39365v2, whole genome shotgun sequence genomic DNA:
caaatcatcattttatatttttggaagatttcacaaattttcttcccaaGTTCCATcacaaatcatgaattaaatgatgaattcaataatagattcatgtactctagccaaatataagttagaatcacttaccccgatgaatttcttgaaaaaccttcgaaatatcgccaaaatccgagctctctaggtcaaaatatcaaataaaacccaaaacctcatatttatagagtaccccacagatttccaccgccgtggaccgcacaaaatcgaccgcggtccgcacaaaaacgaccgcagCCACACATGCTTTCCTCTGCAGTAACAttctttagtattttggccataaccttcggtacagatgtccaaattgcaatatctttatctttctggaaactagacacaaaggagtacaacttttgtttttgaatcatctcaaattttcttgtagatcaaaagatatgagcttccgaagtaggaccagtgaaatgttccccaccgcggcaGCACTGCGTTTTGTGGGGTCCGtacaacacctaccgcggccacactgcattttgtgcggtccgcacagcacctaccgcggccacactttattttgtgcagtccgcacagcacataccgcagccgcacttctttttgtgcggaccgcgcgggtgggttcctaggttgcaacccttctggacctgctatagctatgattttcggcctaaaacatcttggaacctacccgaaactcccggaacttcaaactaattgtaccaacacatcccatgacatcattcaaacttgttcaaaacttcggaacgctcacaacaatatcaatcaccaatttaacataggattcaagcctaagaactccaagaactcttaaattatactttcgatcaaaaagcctatcaaatctcgtccgaatgacctgaaattttgcatacatgccacaaatgacaccacgaagctattgcaacttttagaatttcattccgacttctatatcaaaatttcacctatcaaccggaaaatgccaaaatctcaatttcaccaattcaagcctaaaccttccacggacttccaaaatgcattccgatcacgcttctaagtcccaaatcacctaacggagctaaccaaaccataaaaattccaatctgagatcaaatacacacaagtcaaatcttggtaaaacctttcaaattttaagcttccaactgagattgttcttccaaattcattctgattaacttgaaacccaacaccaacgatttatataagtcataatacaccacacgaggtaagtcatgcctgagaactggcgagcgaagtgcaaaagctcaaaacgaccggtcgagtcgttacaacaaatcatgttcatataaataattccataatagaattcacttaaaaatgcagataaaacaaccaaaaaaatgTTCAAACTACCATATGATAGCAATATGACATATAACTATACCAACATGGTATACAGTTTTACTAGTAAATTTTCGGTAActatatgactatactactattacataacacacatgcataaagagaaaaataaaaaatagtgtaccacatattaatataataaagtatttcaagatattgtactatattactattactaaaagaaaatcaaatagtGTACCATTTAAATACaactaatacaaccaaaaaataatttaactaacatatgataccaatatagtatatagttATACTAATATGGTATATAGTTGTACGGGGTCGTTCCAACAACTgcatataactataaaaactaTACATAATACACAAAATCTATGTCCATAGGTACAAGAAAATCCAACACGGAAAAATATGATCATATAAATCATTTCAGAATAgaattcatttaaaaatgtagctaaaacaaccaaaaaatattccaactagcatatgataccaatatgacATATAATTATACCAATAGGGTATACAATTCTACTAATTAATTCCAGGCAACTATATATGACTATACTATTATTACATAATACACATGcataaatagaaaaatcaaaaaatagtgtaccacatattaatataataatatatttcaagatattgtactaTAATACTATTATATAAAACAAACgcataaagaaaaaatcaaaatgatTACATAATACTATCAtaaaggaaaattaaaaaaaaaaatcaagatatTGTCCTATTCtactattactaaagaaaaatcaaatagtaaatgtagctaatacaactaaaaagtattccaactaacatatgataccaatatagtatatagaTATACCAGAAGGTATACAGTTATAAGCAAAAAGTTTAATTTTTTTgtaattcaattattaaactgaaataatatcaaGTGTCACATAATCTAATTAACTCAATTTTGTGCGTGATATACTAAAATTTAGATATGTTATAATAATATACTACATACCATTTTGAAATGGagaataaattaataaaaaatattcaaTGGACACGTACATTCTATTATGAAATGAGAAAGATAGAAGAAAAACGTTTATTTATAATTGAGATgacaataaaagagaaaataggTTGGGGCAATTaatggtaaaaatagcacggtatagtcagttttcgggttgatcattcaaaaatagccagtgtttacgaaatcaatgaaaaatagctactattttgctgcaacagagaccgatccagcataatatactggagttcggtacacctgtgtatgaattctagcatattatgctggatcggtatactttgcaaactccagtataatatactggagactggagcatcggtgctctaaactccagtatattatactggacaattatacttgctggtactctagtatattatgctggagttctagtgtacttatgctggaactcgatcatattatgctggagttccagcatacttatccttgaactccagtataatacgctggagttcaagcatacttatgctggaaatccagtataatatactggcgtattttctgatttttgaacagtgttttcgttcaaatttatctttacatgaaaagtggctaaatttcgattacttttgaaactaggcTATTTTTGAACAACCAATTGTacatctgactatttttgaatttctccccaatTAATGGGCTTTCACGTGATCCGGAATTAGAAAGAAAAGGATTTTGAAAATAGGTAGTTGGGTAAATACTTTAGATTGCATAGGTACACATTGTAAGACAAATTAGAATGGGAAGTAACAGATAATTAAAAGGGAAATTTttgttcctataccatatagaaaactatattaccaaatatgttcatagtttgcgtATTACCCTTCAAACTAGTAGTATTTCTACATAATAtatacaatgcattaaataaggaatcattatagctgtaggattccttatttaggcgcgctaaaaaGGGGGAATTAAATATTTTCCAGATCTTCCAACGCAGATCACGCATAGTAATTACTATCGTCGACTTCTTTACAAAATTTCCATACTCTGTTTTTTGCGCTAAACTCTGTTTCAACATTTTCTttgatttcacaaatcaaaatcgacaaaatcttctacaattcttctgcaacaaaagcaattatgaagaaaatacaaagcaaaggaaaagagagcagcaattccaccttTGACAgctattaaaaagctttgaagctttgaattcaaatttgggtattcaaaaatcattatttgtttggattgagtgttgaaaataattgggaatatgatttggagtttatatctcaattttgaggggttttggtgaagattagacttggttttgaccgaatttcatattgaaactcgaagaagaagaagaagacgtataTTGCAGAAACTGTAGAAAATTGTGGAgagttgtttatttatttttcttttattcatttacctattgtatgaaagttgaacaacattgtataaaaattgtatttaagtggatgatttagtactgttttggacaaaaatatgtaTAAAAAATGTGAAACATACATTTCAGGGGAAGCATTTCGAGTCCAAATATgcacccagtttgtagatattttgtagataattgtagattatttgtattctgattgtagatgctttattttctgttttcacaaataatgACTAAAACTTTTACAAATCTTCCGAAAAAACGTGATGCGTaaaaaatcccaattatgctacaattgaatgggaattgggatattaaaattcaatgtacccagtttataaatattttatagataaattatagattatttATATTCTGATTgcagatgctttattttctgttttcacaaataaaaaaatgactaaaacttctacaaatcttctgaaaaacgcaattatgtcaaaaattccaattatgctacaattgaatgggaattgggatattaaaatttaatgtacccagtttgtagatattttgtagataaattgaagattatttgtattctgattgtagatgctttgttttctgttttcacaaatcaaaaacgactaaaacttctacaaatcttctgcaaaaacgcaattatgtcgaaaatttcaattatgctacaattgaatgagaattgggatattaaaattcaatgtacccagtttatAGATATTTTAtcgataaattgtagattatttgtattctgattgtagatgctttgttttctgttttcataactcaaaaacgactaaaacttctacaaatcttctgcaaaaaacacaattatgtcgaaaatcccgatTATGCTACAATTCTGTGATTCTCCTATATGCTCTTGTTACTCCTTACGAAACTGCTATGCTAAATAtggaatccaaaaaaatatttctgcaatttttcttcaagaaaaataaataaataacagtctacaatttttcttcaatttatctacaatttttcaacaatttctgcaatatacatcttcttcttcttcttcttcttcttcttcttcttcttcttcttcttcttcttcttcttcttcttcttcttcttcttcttcttcttcttcttcttcttcttcgaatttcaatatgaaattcagccaaaaccaagtctaatcttcatcaaaacccttcaaaattgagatataaactccaaatcatattcccaattatttacaacaacacccaatccaaacaaataatgatttttgaaaacccaaatttgaattcaaagcttcaaagctttttaatggctgtcaatggtggaattgatgctctcttttcctttcctcttatattactgaagGAACTCGAAATCATAACCATCAAAAGTTATTGATGTGTAtgaaactttgaagatttgacttcaattttgactGGTTGTAGAAGAAAAAACCTTGATTTTGGACGTTAATGATAGAGGGTTTCAATTGTTTTTCTGGATTTAGCAGAGAGTTTCAattgtttttctgtttttttttggtttctggGTGTGTGATAATACGTGGGTGAGGGTGTGGGgttgggagagagaaacgtgagGGGGGGGGATTTGGAAGAATATACGGTACCATAAATGtaatgtaattatatcaaaccttaaacatttgGGGTAATATAGTTTCTCatatggcataggaatgtaaaaattcctaattAAAATTGCCTGAATAGGCATTTAGAGTAGATTTCCCCATAATTAATTAAGAATGATATTGGATAATTGATTGAGCAAAATAAGGAGGGGGAGGGGAGGATAAAAAATAGCCTAATTTATATCTAGTAACTGgaaaatagccacaattttaaaattaatcaaaatttagtcactttttcaTGTCaagataaaatctgaacaaaaacatcCTTAAAATCCGGAAATATTCCAGTATCtgctggagttcgaattttttttacatatgagattccaGCATAATGTGTTACAATTTAataatgtgctggagttccaataAATATGCTAGAAGTTTATATGCAGGAGTTCCAAAATCCAACAAATTATACTGAAACTTTCGTATTTCAGCTAAAATAATGGCTATGTTTAGTGACTTTGTAAAatgctgactattttttaattaccagtcTAAAAACTGACTAATTCATGCTATTTTcacaaaataaaaaagtaaaggaAAAACAATGAAAGAAGCAGGAAAAAATTCTTGTGATACATATACAAATGTTAAAGGGCCCACAACAACACACTTTTGAACATACTGTTGTCATTATGATGGCAttccttacaaaaaaaaaattaagcatACCTCAAATACCACCTATACCAGGCTTCCCATTTTCTGCATTCTTAAATAGAAACAGAGCCTTGAAATTTGATTCTTTAAATTTGTTGCACTTAATTTACAGAAATCTCCTTCTTCTCTATATCCAACTTTCTTGTCCGGTGAATTTGGACAAGTTTTGGTCTCTATAGTTTCTTACAAGTTAGTTTGAGAGCGAGGGCAAAGATGGTAAACGCTACATTTTGTCCATTTTGCATAACACTTTCTGTGAAAATATTACCGACTATTGGTCTCTTACAGTGCCGGGTCTATTTACTGGCTATGACTTTTGCTTTGCATCTATTTTCTGGTTTTTACGTTGTTATTTTCCCTATGATTTCTGTGGCTGTATTGATAGTctttcggaaatagcctctctactcctCCAGTAGGGTAAGGTTTGCTTAGTGTCATCACTGATATTGCTAAATTAATTCTTATAGTCCTCACTGTCATAAGATTTGGAATGATAGAAATCCAACTATAGTCACAAATTAGACAAGTAGATTCTTTGGCTCTTTGTTTTTGTCATTTGTTTGATCTTTCCCACATATGGTATCTTAACATCTGAAAGTGAATAATTAATCAGCATCTTTTGATTCCAGAAGTTTACTTCAAATTCTCAAATAAGTTAGATAGTTTGGACATGTGAGGAGGAGAAGCACAGACGTTTTCTCAAATAAGTTAGAtggtttggacatatgaggaggagAAGCACAGACGCTCCGGTAAGGATGTGTGAGAGGTTGGTATTGTAGGGCCTTAGGAGAAGTAGAGATAGGCCGAAAAAGGGTTGGGGTGAGGTGATTAGGCATGACCAAAAGCGGACCTACATGTTGCAATGAGGGGTCGTCGGACCCCATAAGCTTCGGCAAATTTTTtgaatatgtatatgtatatacctTAAAAATAGTTAATTTAAAGCACTTGTACCCTGAACATTAAAAGCCTTTAGGAGGCACTGATTGAGCAGAATACTGTGCCCCCTTCGTGTAAAAATCCTGGGTCCGTCTCTGGGCATGACATGGCGCAACTACAACTGACCGATGACATGACCCGTGATAGGAAGGTGTGAAGGTCGAAGATTAACATAGTAGGTTAAGAAGTCTAGATTATTCATGCCGGTAGTGTTAGTACGCACGCTCACATTTGGTTGGTAGTAGGCTTATTTGAAtacctgttttttttttttcccgATCTTCTTACTATCTTGCTGTGTATGCCGGCTTTTACATGATTTTTGGGTGTTGTCCCATCTTGTTTCTTGTTATTATTGTGGTATCTATGCTTGCTTGAGCTGAGAGTTAATTGGAAACCGCCTCTCTACCTCCacaaaggtaggggtaaggtctgcgtacacactatctcCCCAGATTCCCActatgtgggattatactgggtatgttgttgttgtttgtagtTAAATTACCTGTTTCTCTGTTTCAAATGGTTTCTATAACAGCCAAGTTTCTTGCAGTTGATCAAAGGAGTCTCGGGTTGTGATGATTCTCTCTATGGAATTCTATGTAAACATCTAGAATCAAGAACCTCTAAATTTTCTGCATCAGAAAGCTCCAGAACTTTTGGACAATTTTGTGAAAACTCTGATGATCATATAATGCCTATGTGTTCACATGAGTTGGAGATGTATGATACAGCCAGTACATCAAATAATCCTTTGGATAAATATGATTTGGCTGATGAGAATTTTAAATCAAGAGATACCTTGCATTCACTGGTGCAATCTTCTGTTAGTTTTAGACACAAACCTGAATCTTCGACAAAAAATTTGCTTCAGCAGAACAAGTCAGCCCTGAAGGGTGCCATAGCCTCGCGCCATCCTTATCCAAGTATGGCGAGAGGCCGTCAAGTAAGCCTATATCGACATATTTGATATTTGCTTTGCATGAAATCTTTACATTTCCCTTAACCTTAATATTTCGTTAAGAAAATCTAGATAAAAATTGTATAATTTTTATTGCTTCAAGATATGGAGCATTTACTAGCTAGGTAATTAAATGGGATATAATTGTACAAGATAGAAGGGGAGCCttgacgtaactggtaaagttgctgccatgtgatcaAGAGGTCACagattcgagccgtggaaaccGCCTCTGGTAGAAGTGCAGGGCaaggctgcgtacaataaacCCTTGTGATCTGGCCTTTCGCAGgatcccgcgcatagcgggagcttaggcACCGGGCTGCCCTTATAATTGTACAATATCTATCCAGTTAAAGATAGATTAAGACAATCCTAAGTCCCCAGAACTTCTTACATGTAATGGTCTAAGGTTAATAACACTGCTTATCTCTTGTACAACAAAGTTATCATGAAATCTTAATGGTTGTCCTTCTTGTTATCACAGGTGAAGAAGGATTCATTCGACTCGCGAATTATTAAACCATGTTATGTATGCCAACTAGAGAAGAGACCTCAATCTCCTCCTAATGAAAGTGTATGTATTTCTTCGAGTAATGTTACTCCAGAAAGAGCAGAGACAACAAAAAAGAGGCGGATCACGTGGACTCAGGATCTCCACGATCAATTTTGTGAATGTGTAAATCGACTTGGAGGAGCCAAAAGTAAGTAAAAATACTGAAAGTAGTAATTCAAATCAAGATGATGTCTATGATTAAACATCTGTTTCTTCGACTGGGCGCAGAGGCAACACCAAAGGCAATCCTTAAGCTGATGAACTCTTACGAATTGAGCATTTCAAATATTAAAAGTCACTTGCAGGTATAAAACACTATGTACATTTCAAGATTATTGATGATGATATTGACTCCTGCTTCTCAGAAATCTAAATTATTCCTTTTGTTATTCCTTTTTTTGTCTTCAGAAATATCGCGTTACCTGTGATGTAACGGTATCCCTCAAAGGTAACCTTCAGATTTAAGTACTTAGAAGTTAAACCTATCATGTAAAGATCAGCTGTATGATCCTTATAGACAAGAAAAATATAGATCACTAattggaaataaaagatagatgCAATCATGTAACGAACTGAGAACAACCCCTTTTTTTTTGGTGGTGTGTGTGTCAAAAAATGCATGAATATAGTAACTTAATTTCATCGATGTGCTAATAGAAAAATGGGATTTACTTTACATTGCGTGCAGATGCAGTTAAAACTGAAGGATCACCTCGTAGAAGTTCATTTCCAGCGCATGGTCCAGAAACGTAAGTTTGCTAGGACATCCACCTTTCATCTAAAAAGGAAGGAACAGAGATATGTTTTCGTTCTCTCTGGTGTTACACCTCAATAAGATCAGTCAGTTAAGTTGGattaaaaacaacaacaacccagtgaatttcaacaagtggggtctggggagggtagtgtatacgcagatcttacccctaccccggaaagtagagaggttgt
This region includes:
- the LOC104238298 gene encoding protein PHOSPHATE STARVATION RESPONSE 1-like isoform X1: MLIKGVSGCDDSLYGILCKHLESRTSKFSASESSRTFGQFCENSDDHIMPMCSHELEMYDTASTSNNPLDKYDLADENFKSRDTLHSLVQSSVSFRHKPESSTKNLLQQNKSALKGAIASRHPYPSMARGRQVKKDSFDSRIIKPCYVCQLEKRPQSPPNESVCISSSNVTPERAETTKKRRITWTQDLHDQFCECVNRLGGAKKATPKAILKLMNSYELSISNIKSHLQKYRVTCDVTVSLKDAVKTEGSPRRSSFPAHGPETCPQILEALKLQISVQQSLYEQLEIQRSLQLRIEEQAKQLKEMFDRQAETNKNFQLSV
- the LOC104238298 gene encoding myb family transcription factor PHL5-like isoform X2, with translation MPMCSHELEMYDTASTSNNPLDKYDLADENFKSRDTLHSLVQSSVSFRHKPESSTKNLLQQNKSALKGAIASRHPYPSMARGRQVKKDSFDSRIIKPCYVCQLEKRPQSPPNESVCISSSNVTPERAETTKKRRITWTQDLHDQFCECVNRLGGAKKATPKAILKLMNSYELSISNIKSHLQKYRVTCDVTVSLKDAVKTEGSPRRSSFPAHGPETCPQILEALKLQISVQQSLYEQLEIQRSLQLRIEEQAKQLKEMFDRQAETNKNFQLSV